The following proteins are encoded in a genomic region of Peromyscus maniculatus bairdii isolate BWxNUB_F1_BW_parent chromosome 12, HU_Pman_BW_mat_3.1, whole genome shotgun sequence:
- the LOC102907551 gene encoding olfactory receptor 5H17, with protein sequence MEKENETVRTEFVLTGLRCQPQWKILLFLVFLVIYLMTIMGNLGLITLIWNDPRLHIPMYFFLSNLALVDTWLSSTVTPKMLFNLLDKGKVISVSECMVQFFSFAISVTTECFLLAAMAYDRYAAICNPLLYPVIMTNRLCLRLLVLSFVGGFLHAVIHESFLFRLTFCNSNILYHFYCDVIPLLKISCTDPSLNYLIIFIFSGSIQVFTIMTVLISYTFVLFTILKKKSDKGVRKAFSTCGAHLLSVCLYYGPLLFMYVHPASSEVDDQDMILSLFYTVIIPVLNPIIYSLRNKQVIDSLKKMLKITV encoded by the coding sequence ATGGAAAAGGAGAATGAAACAGTACGGACAGAATTTGTTCTCACAGGTCTCAGGTGCCAACCACAGTGGAAAATCCTTCTGTTCCTAGTGTTCTTGGTAATATACCTCATGACCATTATGGGGAACCTTGGTCTTATCACTCTTATCTGGAATGACCCTCGACTTCACatccccatgtacttcttccttagTAATTTGGCTTTAGTGGATACTTGGTTATCATCCACAGTGACACCAAAGATGCTATTCAATCTTTTGGACAAGGGCAAGGTGATTTCTGTCTCTGAATGCATGGTGCAGTTCTTTTCCTTTGCAATAAGTGTGACCACAGAATGTTTTCTCTTGGCAGCAATGGCTTATGATCGCTATGCAGCTATATGCAATCCTTTGCTTTATCCAGTAATTATGACCAATAGACTATGCCTTCGTCTATTAGTTTTGTCATTTGTAGGTGGCTTTCTTCATGCTGTAATCCATGAAAGCTTTCTATTCAGACTAACCTTCTGTAATTCCAACATACTATATCACTTCTACTGTGATGTTATACCACTGTTGAAAATTTCCTGTACTGATCCTTCTTTGAATTATctgataattttcattttctctggttCAATACAAGTGTTTACCATTATGACAGTTCTTATCTCTTACACATTTGTTctctttactattttaaaaaagaagtctgaCAAGGGTGTAAGGaaagccttctccacctgtggAGCCCACCTCCTATCTGTTTGCTTGTACTATGGACCTCTTCTCTTCATGTATGTGCACCCAGCATCTTCAGAAGTAGATGATCAAGACATGATCCTTTCTCTGTTTTACACAGTTATAATCCCTGTATTAAATCCAATTATCTACAGTCTCAGAAATAAGCAAGTCATAGATTCtctgaaaaaaatgttgaaaataacaGTTTAA